One Bemisia tabaci chromosome 7, PGI_BMITA_v3 DNA window includes the following coding sequences:
- the mtgo gene encoding fibronectin type-III domain-containing protein 3A isoform X2, whose protein sequence is MVAGQPVVEASQHYPLSPSAQNNNNNDAMFCSAMPASASPQYEYYQPQPEYHQYASNGQQGSPDLCPAHTQLCTVHGDYGPVTVPMVSTNSSPPIAMPVQVPHGHVVQQIVDESGTLRHVILSPQHPPMVPIPPHFGAGSATGSNQAPQPFFNPQGMGAGYHHFGHGTPLQPGVLSHVPPHQGHSPPPGHTFHKDERTQRQYIKLKKKFEQKQFRSVISHVTPPLTPRKELVNGLRSGRKGVSSVGTSEDGEESSSAQDEDDLIAELLANIRPPTVAEISSRFALIQWWPPEGKSPELDISESDFRYEVLLSDKGRDGKYKTIYSGGALSCRVQDLRPVTDYAVCVQVHFEELAGLASEPTLFTTPPCEPDAPYPPKLVSRLRNGLQLKWFAANDNGSRILQYILECDQGCGEFVEIFKNKNKTFNYKPLTPSTFYKFRLAAVNEYGKSKYSDIVVYATAGSPPSQPAPPQLLEQGVDSLRLGWGHRPEDEDYILQMNDPATEYGFLHVYNGKDTQYCCTNLHRYTSYKFRLRAHNEEGISRWSEEVSYSTLPGRPSQPPRPHVKGRVRAHNFNIKWDPPADTGGASITNYHLEMNSGNGYQVIYSGPDNECNLDGLEPGSTYLLRVSCESKGGRSIASEPLSVLTESVCPGRCSPPRLHAKPRPYSIHLKWNLPEKDGGSPITHIELKVSESGDEASERIAYQGLDSETLVTDLSPGTQYVFQLRAVNKVGKGPWSDPLEVTSGAVAPEPPNPVDIEWNGLVAHCSWEPPRCNGAPIVDYKLELAQGDTMSFSQVYKGAATSADVHHIPPASLCHFRIQASNTAGWSNPSEVRSVSSPPSVPAVVPQLRCTATISSLRLHWGVPVSNGEPITHYTVDVSPLREPWDTPDTECVVDDLTPATSFKVRVRAVNKLGAGPWSPILKTATLPLPPSPPLLKCVHPAHNYLKLKWSCEPSTTRSTNQMKYTLVMQNPQRPDVDIEVYSGPKDSYKVSRLQEQTTYKFAISAANDAGQGPLSSYYSFSTSTAPPSPLKAPRVSEVTSDGCTVEWTPARPMGAGCDPLSYCLQISRLRDQQFNQVYRGDENRTRVSGLESNVDYLLRVCAIRRAPKGKLQGPFSATTSFSTLPALDNSYNSQSSKQANLQVNVRHHLSDQQWALIILSGFLVFAVVVACIVQQIIY, encoded by the exons GTCCGGTAACAGTGCCTATGGTCTCGACCAACTCCTCGCCGCCGATAGCAATGCCGGTTCAAGTACCACACGGCCATGTCGTCCAACAAATCGTCGACGAAAGTGGCACCTTGCGACACGTCATTCTATCGCCGCAGCACCCACCCATGGTGCCCATCCCTCCACATTTC GGTGCTGGATCAGCAACAGGGTCGAACCAAGCTCCGCAGCCATTTTTTAACCCTCAAGGAATGGGAGCGGGATACCACCACTTCGGTCACGGAACCCCGCTCCAGCCGGGGGTGCTAAGTCATGTGCCACCCCATCAAGGCCACTCGCCGCCCCCCGGGCACACCTTCCACAAGGACGAGCGCACCCAGCGCCAGTACATCAAACTAAAAAAGAAATTCGAACAGAAACAATTCCGTAGTGTAATTTCTCATGTTACGCCTCCTTTGACGCCTAGGAAAG aATTAGTCAATGGTCTTAGAAGTGGGAGAAAAGGAGTTAGTAGTGTCGGAACCAGTGAAGATGGGGAAGAAAGCAGTAGTGCTCAGGACGAAGACGATCTAATAGCAGAATTACTCGCCAACATTAGACCACCAACG GTTGCGGAAATAAGTTCTAGATTTGCGTTGATTCAATGGTGGCCTCCTGAAGGGAAAAGTCCAGAGCTCGATATTTCAGAGTCCGATTTCCGTTATGAAGTTTTGCTCAGTGATAAAGGAAGGGATGGGAAATATAAAACTATTTACAGCGGTGGTGCTCTCTCCTGCAG GGTTCAAGATTTGAGGCCTGTAACAGATTACGCTGTCTGCGTCCAAGTGCATTTTGAGGAGTTGGCCGGTCTGGCGAGTGAACCAACGTTATTCACGACACCGCCATGTGAACCAGATGCTCCTTATCCCCCGAAACTAGTGTCCCGGCTACGGAACGGGCTCCAGCTGAAGTGGTTCGCAGCCAATGACAATGGCTCAAGGATCCTCCAGTATATCTTAGAATGTGATCAAGGCTGTGGAGAGTTTGTCGAGATtttcaagaataaaaataaaactttcaattACAAGCCATTAACGCCGTCCACTTTTTATAAATTCAGATTAGCTGCCGTTAACGAATATGGCAAAAG caaatATTCGGATATCGTTGTTTACGCAACGGCTGGGAGTCCGCCAAGTCAGCCGGCGCCTCCTCAGCTGTTGGAACAAGGCGTGGACTCGCTGAGGCTTGGCTGGGGACACCGTCCGGAGGACGAagactacattttacaaatgAATGACCCGGCCACCGAGTATGGCTTCCTCCATGTTTACAACGGGAAAGATACCCAGTATTGCTGTACCAATTTACATAGATACACTTCTTATAAATTCAGA TTGAGAGCTCATAATGAGGAAGGAATATCCAGGTGGTCGGAAGAAGTTTCGTACTCAACATTACCAGGGCGACCGTCTCAGCCGCCGCGACCTCACGTCAAAGGCCGCGTTCGAGCGCACAATTTCAATATCAAGTGGGATCCGCCCGCCGACACGGGAGGTGCTAGTATTACCAACTATCACCTAGAAATGAATTCAGGAAATG GATACCAAGTAATTTATAGTGGACCTGATAATGAATGTAATTTGGATGGACTGGAGCCTGGTTCAACGTACCTATTGAGGGTTTCCTGTGAATCGAAAGGAGGGCGAAGCATCGCCAGCGAGCCCCTCTCCGTCCTTACCGAGTCGGTCTGCCCCGGCCGTTGCTCTCCTCCTAGACTACATGCCAAGCCAAGACCCTACTCGATACACCTCAAATGGA ACCTTCCAGAGAAAGATGGTGGTTCTCCTATTACCCACATAGAATTAAAAGTGTCGGAAAGTGGCGACGAAGCTAGTGAACGAATAGCGTATCAAGGCTTGGACTCTGAGACATTAGTTACGGACCTCTCACCAGGGACGCAGTACGTGTTCCAGTTGCGGGCAGTGAACAAAGTTGGGAAGGGCCCATGGTCGGATCCGCTGGAAGTTACGAGTGGGGCGGTTGCGCCTGAACCGCCGAACCCTGTGGACATTGAGTGGAATGGCCTCGTGGCGCACTGCTCCTGGGAGCCGCCCAGGTGTAATGGCGCTCCTATAGTCGATTATAAGTTGGAATTAGCGCAAGGTGATACTATGAGTTTTAGTCAAGTCTACAAGGGAGCAGCGACTTCGGCTGATGTTCATCACATTCCTCCTGCCTCTTTGTGCCACTTTAGGATACAG GCGTCGAATACAGCTGGTTGGAGTAATCCATCGGAAGTGAGAAGTGTAAGCTCTCCTCCATCTGTGCCAGCAGTAGTTCCTCAACTAAGGTGTACCGCAACCATCTCGTCGTTACGTCTCCATTGGGGTGTGCCTGTGTCGAATGGCGAGCCCATCACTCACTACACGGTGGACGTAAGTCCCTTGCGTGAGCCTTGGGACACGCCGGACACCGAGTGTGTTGTTGACGATTTAACGCCTGCAACATCATTCAA AGTTAGAGTGCGAGCTGTGAATAAATTAGGTGCCGGACCGTGGTCTCCGATTTTGAAAACAGCAACATTACCCCTACCGCCTTCGCCTCCCCTCCTGAAATGCGTGCACCCCGCTCACAATTATCTCAAGCTAAAGTGGAGCTGTGAACCCTCGACGACGCGCAGCACTAATCAAATGAAGTACACGCTCGTCATGCAGAACCCGCAGAGACCTGATGT AGATATAGAAGTGTATTCTGGGCCAAAAGATAGTTACAAAGTATCCCGATTACAGGAACAAACAACTTACAAATTTGCCATTTCAGCAGCTAATGATGCTGGCCAAGGTCCTTTGTCTTCGTATTACTCTTTTTCTACGTCTACCGCTCCGCCTTCTCCCCTCAAAG CTCCCCGTGTTTCTGAAGTTACATCAGATGGCTGCACAGTCGAGTGGACGCCAGCCAGGCCAATGGGAGCCGGTTGTGATCCTTTGTCTTACTGTCTTCAAATCTCTCGTCTCCGTGATCAGCAATTTAATCAG GTTTACCGTGGTGATGAAAACCGAACGCGAGTGAGTGGGTTAGAATCAAATGTAGATTATCTGTTGCGCGTTTGTGCCATCAGGAGGGCCCCGAAAGGGAAGCTTCAAGGACCATTCTCGGCGACAACCTCGTTCTCCACTCTTCCTGCTCTAGATAACTCTTACAATTCTCAATCTTCCAAGCAAGCTAATTTACAG GTGAACGTTAGGCATCATCTGAGTGATCAGCAATGGGCCCTGATAATTTTGAGCGGTTTCCTCGTCTTTGCTGTAGTCGTAGCGTGTATTGTCCAGCAGATCATCTACTGA
- the mtgo gene encoding fibronectin type-III domain-containing protein 3A isoform X4, with translation MVSTNSSPPIAMPVQVPHGHVVQQIVDESGTLRHVILSPQHPPMVPIPPHFGAGSATGSNQAPQPFFNPQGMGAGYHHFGHGTPLQPGVLSHVPPHQGHSPPPGHTFHKDERTQRQYIKLKKKFEQKQFRSVISHVTPPLTPRKELVNGLRSGRKGVSSVGTSEDGEESSSAQDEDDLIAELLANIRPPTVAEISSRFALIQWWPPEGKSPELDISESDFRYEVLLSDKGRDGKYKTIYSGGALSCRVQDLRPVTDYAVCVQVHFEELAGLASEPTLFTTPPCEPDAPYPPKLVSRLRNGLQLKWFAANDNGSRILQYILECDQGCGEFVEIFKNKNKTFNYKPLTPSTFYKFRLAAVNEYGKSKYSDIVVYATAGSPPSQPAPPQLLEQGVDSLRLGWGHRPEDEDYILQMNDPATEYGFLHVYNGKDTQYCCTNLHRYTSYKFRLRAHNEEGISRWSEEVSYSTLPGRPSQPPRPHVKGRVRAHNFNIKWDPPADTGGASITNYHLEMNSGNGYQVIYSGPDNECNLDGLEPGSTYLLRVSCESKGGRSIASEPLSVLTESVCPGRCSPPRLHAKPRPYSIHLKWNLPEKDGGSPITHIELKVSESGDEASERIAYQGLDSETLVTDLSPGTQYVFQLRAVNKVGKGPWSDPLEVTSGAVAPEPPNPVDIEWNGLVAHCSWEPPRCNGAPIVDYKLELAQGDTMSFSQVYKGAATSADVHHIPPASLCHFRIQASNTAGWSNPSEVRSVSSPPSVPAVVPQLRCTATISSLRLHWGVPVSNGEPITHYTVDVSPLREPWDTPDTECVVDDLTPATSFKVRVRAVNKLGAGPWSPILKTATLPLPPSPPLLKCVHPAHNYLKLKWSCEPSTTRSTNQMKYTLVMQNPQRPDVDIEVYSGPKDSYKVSRLQEQTTYKFAISAANDAGQGPLSSYYSFSTSTAPPSPLKAPRVSEVTSDGCTVEWTPARPMGAGCDPLSYCLQISRLRDQQFNQVYRGDENRTRVSGLESNVDYLLRVCAIRRAPKGKLQGPFSATTSFSTLPALDNSYNSQSSKQANLQVNVRHHLSDQQWALIILSGFLVFAVVVACIVQQIIY, from the exons ATGGTCTCGACCAACTCCTCGCCGCCGATAGCAATGCCGGTTCAAGTACCACACGGCCATGTCGTCCAACAAATCGTCGACGAAAGTGGCACCTTGCGACACGTCATTCTATCGCCGCAGCACCCACCCATGGTGCCCATCCCTCCACATTTC GGTGCTGGATCAGCAACAGGGTCGAACCAAGCTCCGCAGCCATTTTTTAACCCTCAAGGAATGGGAGCGGGATACCACCACTTCGGTCACGGAACCCCGCTCCAGCCGGGGGTGCTAAGTCATGTGCCACCCCATCAAGGCCACTCGCCGCCCCCCGGGCACACCTTCCACAAGGACGAGCGCACCCAGCGCCAGTACATCAAACTAAAAAAGAAATTCGAACAGAAACAATTCCGTAGTGTAATTTCTCATGTTACGCCTCCTTTGACGCCTAGGAAAG aATTAGTCAATGGTCTTAGAAGTGGGAGAAAAGGAGTTAGTAGTGTCGGAACCAGTGAAGATGGGGAAGAAAGCAGTAGTGCTCAGGACGAAGACGATCTAATAGCAGAATTACTCGCCAACATTAGACCACCAACG GTTGCGGAAATAAGTTCTAGATTTGCGTTGATTCAATGGTGGCCTCCTGAAGGGAAAAGTCCAGAGCTCGATATTTCAGAGTCCGATTTCCGTTATGAAGTTTTGCTCAGTGATAAAGGAAGGGATGGGAAATATAAAACTATTTACAGCGGTGGTGCTCTCTCCTGCAG GGTTCAAGATTTGAGGCCTGTAACAGATTACGCTGTCTGCGTCCAAGTGCATTTTGAGGAGTTGGCCGGTCTGGCGAGTGAACCAACGTTATTCACGACACCGCCATGTGAACCAGATGCTCCTTATCCCCCGAAACTAGTGTCCCGGCTACGGAACGGGCTCCAGCTGAAGTGGTTCGCAGCCAATGACAATGGCTCAAGGATCCTCCAGTATATCTTAGAATGTGATCAAGGCTGTGGAGAGTTTGTCGAGATtttcaagaataaaaataaaactttcaattACAAGCCATTAACGCCGTCCACTTTTTATAAATTCAGATTAGCTGCCGTTAACGAATATGGCAAAAG caaatATTCGGATATCGTTGTTTACGCAACGGCTGGGAGTCCGCCAAGTCAGCCGGCGCCTCCTCAGCTGTTGGAACAAGGCGTGGACTCGCTGAGGCTTGGCTGGGGACACCGTCCGGAGGACGAagactacattttacaaatgAATGACCCGGCCACCGAGTATGGCTTCCTCCATGTTTACAACGGGAAAGATACCCAGTATTGCTGTACCAATTTACATAGATACACTTCTTATAAATTCAGA TTGAGAGCTCATAATGAGGAAGGAATATCCAGGTGGTCGGAAGAAGTTTCGTACTCAACATTACCAGGGCGACCGTCTCAGCCGCCGCGACCTCACGTCAAAGGCCGCGTTCGAGCGCACAATTTCAATATCAAGTGGGATCCGCCCGCCGACACGGGAGGTGCTAGTATTACCAACTATCACCTAGAAATGAATTCAGGAAATG GATACCAAGTAATTTATAGTGGACCTGATAATGAATGTAATTTGGATGGACTGGAGCCTGGTTCAACGTACCTATTGAGGGTTTCCTGTGAATCGAAAGGAGGGCGAAGCATCGCCAGCGAGCCCCTCTCCGTCCTTACCGAGTCGGTCTGCCCCGGCCGTTGCTCTCCTCCTAGACTACATGCCAAGCCAAGACCCTACTCGATACACCTCAAATGGA ACCTTCCAGAGAAAGATGGTGGTTCTCCTATTACCCACATAGAATTAAAAGTGTCGGAAAGTGGCGACGAAGCTAGTGAACGAATAGCGTATCAAGGCTTGGACTCTGAGACATTAGTTACGGACCTCTCACCAGGGACGCAGTACGTGTTCCAGTTGCGGGCAGTGAACAAAGTTGGGAAGGGCCCATGGTCGGATCCGCTGGAAGTTACGAGTGGGGCGGTTGCGCCTGAACCGCCGAACCCTGTGGACATTGAGTGGAATGGCCTCGTGGCGCACTGCTCCTGGGAGCCGCCCAGGTGTAATGGCGCTCCTATAGTCGATTATAAGTTGGAATTAGCGCAAGGTGATACTATGAGTTTTAGTCAAGTCTACAAGGGAGCAGCGACTTCGGCTGATGTTCATCACATTCCTCCTGCCTCTTTGTGCCACTTTAGGATACAG GCGTCGAATACAGCTGGTTGGAGTAATCCATCGGAAGTGAGAAGTGTAAGCTCTCCTCCATCTGTGCCAGCAGTAGTTCCTCAACTAAGGTGTACCGCAACCATCTCGTCGTTACGTCTCCATTGGGGTGTGCCTGTGTCGAATGGCGAGCCCATCACTCACTACACGGTGGACGTAAGTCCCTTGCGTGAGCCTTGGGACACGCCGGACACCGAGTGTGTTGTTGACGATTTAACGCCTGCAACATCATTCAA AGTTAGAGTGCGAGCTGTGAATAAATTAGGTGCCGGACCGTGGTCTCCGATTTTGAAAACAGCAACATTACCCCTACCGCCTTCGCCTCCCCTCCTGAAATGCGTGCACCCCGCTCACAATTATCTCAAGCTAAAGTGGAGCTGTGAACCCTCGACGACGCGCAGCACTAATCAAATGAAGTACACGCTCGTCATGCAGAACCCGCAGAGACCTGATGT AGATATAGAAGTGTATTCTGGGCCAAAAGATAGTTACAAAGTATCCCGATTACAGGAACAAACAACTTACAAATTTGCCATTTCAGCAGCTAATGATGCTGGCCAAGGTCCTTTGTCTTCGTATTACTCTTTTTCTACGTCTACCGCTCCGCCTTCTCCCCTCAAAG CTCCCCGTGTTTCTGAAGTTACATCAGATGGCTGCACAGTCGAGTGGACGCCAGCCAGGCCAATGGGAGCCGGTTGTGATCCTTTGTCTTACTGTCTTCAAATCTCTCGTCTCCGTGATCAGCAATTTAATCAG GTTTACCGTGGTGATGAAAACCGAACGCGAGTGAGTGGGTTAGAATCAAATGTAGATTATCTGTTGCGCGTTTGTGCCATCAGGAGGGCCCCGAAAGGGAAGCTTCAAGGACCATTCTCGGCGACAACCTCGTTCTCCACTCTTCCTGCTCTAGATAACTCTTACAATTCTCAATCTTCCAAGCAAGCTAATTTACAG GTGAACGTTAGGCATCATCTGAGTGATCAGCAATGGGCCCTGATAATTTTGAGCGGTTTCCTCGTCTTTGCTGTAGTCGTAGCGTGTATTGTCCAGCAGATCATCTACTGA
- the mtgo gene encoding fibronectin type-III domain-containing protein 3A isoform X3: MPRAPYLLLSLHSLISFLRYPISLSLQLPRPPNSPDSSHRLWPLSESHELDPSLRKNRHFRSTERGPVTVPMVSTNSSPPIAMPVQVPHGHVVQQIVDESGTLRHVILSPQHPPMVPIPPHFGAGSATGSNQAPQPFFNPQGMGAGYHHFGHGTPLQPGVLSHVPPHQGHSPPPGHTFHKDERTQRQYIKLKKKFEQKQFRSVISHVTPPLTPRKELVNGLRSGRKGVSSVGTSEDGEESSSAQDEDDLIAELLANIRPPTVAEISSRFALIQWWPPEGKSPELDISESDFRYEVLLSDKGRDGKYKTIYSGGALSCRVQDLRPVTDYAVCVQVHFEELAGLASEPTLFTTPPCEPDAPYPPKLVSRLRNGLQLKWFAANDNGSRILQYILECDQGCGEFVEIFKNKNKTFNYKPLTPSTFYKFRLAAVNEYGKSKYSDIVVYATAGSPPSQPAPPQLLEQGVDSLRLGWGHRPEDEDYILQMNDPATEYGFLHVYNGKDTQYCCTNLHRYTSYKFRLRAHNEEGISRWSEEVSYSTLPGRPSQPPRPHVKGRVRAHNFNIKWDPPADTGGASITNYHLEMNSGNGYQVIYSGPDNECNLDGLEPGSTYLLRVSCESKGGRSIASEPLSVLTESVCPGRCSPPRLHAKPRPYSIHLKWNLPEKDGGSPITHIELKVSESGDEASERIAYQGLDSETLVTDLSPGTQYVFQLRAVNKVGKGPWSDPLEVTSGAVAPEPPNPVDIEWNGLVAHCSWEPPRCNGAPIVDYKLELAQGDTMSFSQVYKGAATSADVHHIPPASLCHFRIQASNTAGWSNPSEVRSVSSPPSVPAVVPQLRCTATISSLRLHWGVPVSNGEPITHYTVDVSPLREPWDTPDTECVVDDLTPATSFKVRVRAVNKLGAGPWSPILKTATLPLPPSPPLLKCVHPAHNYLKLKWSCEPSTTRSTNQMKYTLVMQNPQRPDVDIEVYSGPKDSYKVSRLQEQTTYKFAISAANDAGQGPLSSYYSFSTSTAPPSPLKAPRVSEVTSDGCTVEWTPARPMGAGCDPLSYCLQISRLRDQQFNQVYRGDENRTRVSGLESNVDYLLRVCAIRRAPKGKLQGPFSATTSFSTLPALDNSYNSQSSKQANLQVNVRHHLSDQQWALIILSGFLVFAVVVACIVQQIIY; encoded by the exons GTCCGGTAACAGTGCCTATGGTCTCGACCAACTCCTCGCCGCCGATAGCAATGCCGGTTCAAGTACCACACGGCCATGTCGTCCAACAAATCGTCGACGAAAGTGGCACCTTGCGACACGTCATTCTATCGCCGCAGCACCCACCCATGGTGCCCATCCCTCCACATTTC GGTGCTGGATCAGCAACAGGGTCGAACCAAGCTCCGCAGCCATTTTTTAACCCTCAAGGAATGGGAGCGGGATACCACCACTTCGGTCACGGAACCCCGCTCCAGCCGGGGGTGCTAAGTCATGTGCCACCCCATCAAGGCCACTCGCCGCCCCCCGGGCACACCTTCCACAAGGACGAGCGCACCCAGCGCCAGTACATCAAACTAAAAAAGAAATTCGAACAGAAACAATTCCGTAGTGTAATTTCTCATGTTACGCCTCCTTTGACGCCTAGGAAAG aATTAGTCAATGGTCTTAGAAGTGGGAGAAAAGGAGTTAGTAGTGTCGGAACCAGTGAAGATGGGGAAGAAAGCAGTAGTGCTCAGGACGAAGACGATCTAATAGCAGAATTACTCGCCAACATTAGACCACCAACG GTTGCGGAAATAAGTTCTAGATTTGCGTTGATTCAATGGTGGCCTCCTGAAGGGAAAAGTCCAGAGCTCGATATTTCAGAGTCCGATTTCCGTTATGAAGTTTTGCTCAGTGATAAAGGAAGGGATGGGAAATATAAAACTATTTACAGCGGTGGTGCTCTCTCCTGCAG GGTTCAAGATTTGAGGCCTGTAACAGATTACGCTGTCTGCGTCCAAGTGCATTTTGAGGAGTTGGCCGGTCTGGCGAGTGAACCAACGTTATTCACGACACCGCCATGTGAACCAGATGCTCCTTATCCCCCGAAACTAGTGTCCCGGCTACGGAACGGGCTCCAGCTGAAGTGGTTCGCAGCCAATGACAATGGCTCAAGGATCCTCCAGTATATCTTAGAATGTGATCAAGGCTGTGGAGAGTTTGTCGAGATtttcaagaataaaaataaaactttcaattACAAGCCATTAACGCCGTCCACTTTTTATAAATTCAGATTAGCTGCCGTTAACGAATATGGCAAAAG caaatATTCGGATATCGTTGTTTACGCAACGGCTGGGAGTCCGCCAAGTCAGCCGGCGCCTCCTCAGCTGTTGGAACAAGGCGTGGACTCGCTGAGGCTTGGCTGGGGACACCGTCCGGAGGACGAagactacattttacaaatgAATGACCCGGCCACCGAGTATGGCTTCCTCCATGTTTACAACGGGAAAGATACCCAGTATTGCTGTACCAATTTACATAGATACACTTCTTATAAATTCAGA TTGAGAGCTCATAATGAGGAAGGAATATCCAGGTGGTCGGAAGAAGTTTCGTACTCAACATTACCAGGGCGACCGTCTCAGCCGCCGCGACCTCACGTCAAAGGCCGCGTTCGAGCGCACAATTTCAATATCAAGTGGGATCCGCCCGCCGACACGGGAGGTGCTAGTATTACCAACTATCACCTAGAAATGAATTCAGGAAATG GATACCAAGTAATTTATAGTGGACCTGATAATGAATGTAATTTGGATGGACTGGAGCCTGGTTCAACGTACCTATTGAGGGTTTCCTGTGAATCGAAAGGAGGGCGAAGCATCGCCAGCGAGCCCCTCTCCGTCCTTACCGAGTCGGTCTGCCCCGGCCGTTGCTCTCCTCCTAGACTACATGCCAAGCCAAGACCCTACTCGATACACCTCAAATGGA ACCTTCCAGAGAAAGATGGTGGTTCTCCTATTACCCACATAGAATTAAAAGTGTCGGAAAGTGGCGACGAAGCTAGTGAACGAATAGCGTATCAAGGCTTGGACTCTGAGACATTAGTTACGGACCTCTCACCAGGGACGCAGTACGTGTTCCAGTTGCGGGCAGTGAACAAAGTTGGGAAGGGCCCATGGTCGGATCCGCTGGAAGTTACGAGTGGGGCGGTTGCGCCTGAACCGCCGAACCCTGTGGACATTGAGTGGAATGGCCTCGTGGCGCACTGCTCCTGGGAGCCGCCCAGGTGTAATGGCGCTCCTATAGTCGATTATAAGTTGGAATTAGCGCAAGGTGATACTATGAGTTTTAGTCAAGTCTACAAGGGAGCAGCGACTTCGGCTGATGTTCATCACATTCCTCCTGCCTCTTTGTGCCACTTTAGGATACAG GCGTCGAATACAGCTGGTTGGAGTAATCCATCGGAAGTGAGAAGTGTAAGCTCTCCTCCATCTGTGCCAGCAGTAGTTCCTCAACTAAGGTGTACCGCAACCATCTCGTCGTTACGTCTCCATTGGGGTGTGCCTGTGTCGAATGGCGAGCCCATCACTCACTACACGGTGGACGTAAGTCCCTTGCGTGAGCCTTGGGACACGCCGGACACCGAGTGTGTTGTTGACGATTTAACGCCTGCAACATCATTCAA AGTTAGAGTGCGAGCTGTGAATAAATTAGGTGCCGGACCGTGGTCTCCGATTTTGAAAACAGCAACATTACCCCTACCGCCTTCGCCTCCCCTCCTGAAATGCGTGCACCCCGCTCACAATTATCTCAAGCTAAAGTGGAGCTGTGAACCCTCGACGACGCGCAGCACTAATCAAATGAAGTACACGCTCGTCATGCAGAACCCGCAGAGACCTGATGT AGATATAGAAGTGTATTCTGGGCCAAAAGATAGTTACAAAGTATCCCGATTACAGGAACAAACAACTTACAAATTTGCCATTTCAGCAGCTAATGATGCTGGCCAAGGTCCTTTGTCTTCGTATTACTCTTTTTCTACGTCTACCGCTCCGCCTTCTCCCCTCAAAG CTCCCCGTGTTTCTGAAGTTACATCAGATGGCTGCACAGTCGAGTGGACGCCAGCCAGGCCAATGGGAGCCGGTTGTGATCCTTTGTCTTACTGTCTTCAAATCTCTCGTCTCCGTGATCAGCAATTTAATCAG GTTTACCGTGGTGATGAAAACCGAACGCGAGTGAGTGGGTTAGAATCAAATGTAGATTATCTGTTGCGCGTTTGTGCCATCAGGAGGGCCCCGAAAGGGAAGCTTCAAGGACCATTCTCGGCGACAACCTCGTTCTCCACTCTTCCTGCTCTAGATAACTCTTACAATTCTCAATCTTCCAAGCAAGCTAATTTACAG GTGAACGTTAGGCATCATCTGAGTGATCAGCAATGGGCCCTGATAATTTTGAGCGGTTTCCTCGTCTTTGCTGTAGTCGTAGCGTGTATTGTCCAGCAGATCATCTACTGA